A stretch of DNA from Marmota flaviventris isolate mMarFla1 chromosome 16, mMarFla1.hap1, whole genome shotgun sequence:
TTTTACCCAAGAAAAATAGGGCATACAGTGATAATGGTGGTGAGTCTTAGGGAAAATGCATAGTAATTTTGCTATCCAAACATACTTATTTGGAATACTATTTTATAAAGAGGTAAGAGAAACTGCTGGAGAAGATGCTTTTTCTGGTTGCTATTGCCATATTTACTGAAGGTTTATATGTAAATGTAACTTTAGCTTTATGGAATATATCATAATCCCAAATCaagttattttgaatatttttatgctGTCATGCTTGAATGTTTTAGACATAACTTTGAAATGTTTAGAATTCTCCTATACAATGTTTATGTGCTCAAATGTAGAGGttgtcattttataaaaattgataagatGGCTTTTATTCATATTAATCCTTTCAACTTTATCCCTTCCcatctccaaaaagaaaaaaacaatgccTGAATATTCAGAATAGGTATTCCTGATTTGAAAATTCTAAACTGGAAAAGGtacttcatttacttattttagtgCTCTGAGTTTTTTCTGTAATCATTGTCATTagagataaaaatgtttaaattgtatgtttgaactgaaaatatgtataaaataaaaatctagcaAGTCACAAAAATTCCCTAGACATAGATTTTAATCACCATTACATAATGACAAAACCTTTTTAAGTGCAACTTCCAGTGGCCAGTGCCACCAGAGAATTTAAGCTGCACTCATGTATTATAAGTATCAAACTATATAAAAGGAGGTCTTGTGCATTTCAAATTTGCAAGGTACCTGTGTATTTTAAGTACATATGTATGGAGACCTACTGTACAGTAGTTTTGCCCCTTTAATTGGGGTACATTAATCTTATAGTATTTATCCAAACCCCAGACTGAGATACTGATCCAAGGGGCCTTAGGTAGCTGccagtaaattattttaactgcaTCTTAAAAGTTAACAAGTGTTATAATGAAATAATCTGATGCTAATAAAGACTTTAGAATGTTCCAAAAGTGTGattccttttaaaacaaatatactaATGCTGCCCCTTAATGGTATCCTTTCACCAAGGCCAAACAGTTAACCCACCACCTAGCTGGCACTGTATTATAGAGAGGTGCTGTTGTTTGCATTCATTGTGAATATGGAAATGCCTGTTGGACCTGTAAGAGTTGCAAAAGAGTAAAAAATGTGATCCTCCTAAGttataaaatgagaatacaaGGTTTAATGCTTGCAGGAAGTTTATTGATATAACGCTTGGTGGCAGACTCCACCTTGAACGTTGACTCAAAACAGCGTCATTTTCGGCATCTGTCAGGGATAACGTAAACATTTAATTGTAAGGTCTGCTCTCCTGCTGTGTTACTAAGCTCTTAACTAACCAATACCTGTAAAAAACAGTGACAAAGGGGACCCAACCAAGCCTGAACACCCTGCCTAATCATAACTATGAAAGGCAAACCTGTATCAGTCCTTTATTTCAATACTTAACATTTCTGTCTCCTTAAGGTGTAGGTAGGTTCTAGGTTTTGTTCACCCTGTTGTCTTCACATTAAGCTCAGGTTAAATGAAAAGAACAAGACAGTGTTCTTACAAATCAATTTTTCATTTAACCTGAGCTTAATGTGAAGACCTGTCTTGTTGTCTCTTAGCTGTTCAGTGTTTCCAGTCTCTCTTTTACGTTTAtcttgtcctttaaaaaaaaattccaaaccaATGGTTCATGTGTTGGGCATTTACTAATAAGCAGTGGTTGAGGCAGCTGGAGACAACCACATCAAATTAAgtacaccattttttttttcctgtactagGGGAGTAATCCCAGAGTGGCCTCAAATCTTAGAGAATCTCAATTTCTAGGTCAACAGAATGCTGGAAACTCTAGTGTTAAGGCCCACATATTATGGTGGGGAAATTTACCTACCAGTTTTTAGTTTCTGCTCTGCGAACATGGGCAGTAGTCACAGTAATCTCTCCAGCAATACCATAACTTCCAAAGGGAGAACGTTTGTCACCAGATCCTGTACCTTTTTTAGCTACATCTTCTACTGGGAaagcaacagaaagaaaaactggGCTTTGTGGTCTGGGGACATCTTTTCCACTTAAAGGAGGACTAGCATTTGGGGGATTTAGGGTATGTTTCTGGAATTTCTGATCTGCAGGAATAGCAATGGGTACTTGTACTGCAGCATATCTCTTCATGCCATCTGACTGTGAGACAACAGCATGTCCAGGAAGAGGTTTCCAATCCTGTGCTTCCTGAACATTTGAGCCTACTAAAATAAAAGGTGGGGCACTGGTCTTCTTGGTGTCCTCCATCATCACATAAGTTGGAGAAGTAACTTGCGGTGGATTCTGCAGAAACTGTGGATCCTTAGGATTAGATAAATAGAGGGTTGCTTGGGGGAAAGGCCCAGGTGCTGGTGGCGGTGATGGGCGACTTTGTTGATTCATATCAGTTAGACAGTAAAGGGTCCACATGTTAGAATATGGTGGTGGTTGTCCTGCTTCGCTTGTTGCTagtgctataaaaaaaaaaaattttgcaggCATTAAACTTTTGGTCTCTGTATCAGGCGCTATGCACAGTAATGTCTTTataaatctttttgaaaaatataaacaaatagctAATTAATATGTGCCATAAAGCGTGCTATAGAGAGGGCTATAGTGTCTGGTAATGTGAAAGAAAAGAGCCTTTCAGTACAGTTGGAAAAGAAGGACGACAGTGTTGATACCAAGTGGCAGGGACACTAGAGTTGTGGCTAAAGCAGCAGTTTCATTCTAAGTTGCTGTTTCCATATTCTGAAACTATAGACATAGCTTTTATTGAGTCCTCAGAGTAAAGAGTCAGTAAAACTGACTCAACAGCCTTTGGGTGGGGAAGAGTGTTAATGCATCtgcatagtgattttttttctttcctgaataagtcacaatatttcattttgatcACTTAATCCATTATCTCCTGCCACACATAAATCATCATATAATCTAGGACTCAGAACCCCAGAGAGCTCTTTTTTAGGCAAGGCTGTACCAGAGACCCTAGGTGGCAATGAAGGACTGGTTGGTCCAACAGGGGTTCTTTAAGAACAGGTCTAGGAATGCCATTTATTGACTCATAACAATCTGTAATGCCAATGTGACTTGCCTAATGAAGATGACAGTGCTGTTTTGGAAAGCTGAATCCCAGAAGATGGGACCTTGGGGAAACAAGTTCCTTGTAGAGGAGAGTTTCACTTTTCCAGATGTGCCAAGTTTACCTTTTGAACTCTGGGCCATCTGTTCCTGGTGCAGCCTTCTTTACTTGCCCCAGAAAAGACCACAATGCACATGATTAAGCTGATGGTTTTTGACAGCATCGGATACTTTAAACTGATCTTCAagcttattaaaatatatgtaattaagcttattaaaatatatgtaataagccaaattttcagttttttaagtGGGAAAGAATTGGAGAACTTAATCTATGTTTTTTTAGCGCTCAGGACAACTGttttactttagaaaacagtGACTAGGTTTGAAGCTGTGCTTAAGTCACAAGAATAATGCCAGCACCACAGGCTACACTTCCAGTCTTGCCCTCTGCCTTTTCAGCTGTTCTGAATCCCTGTCACACAGCCAGACAGAATTGACCTTTGCTAAACACCTGCTTTGGTAACCCTTATTATTCTGACTCAAGTCAGTCAAGAGCTGAGAGTTTCTGCAAAAGGGATGGGAAGACTGGCTCATGTGCATCCTTCCACTGCTCCAGAGAGAAGAGCCTCTAAAAGTTTCCAGATGGGGCAGAAAGGTGGCAGAATAAATGCCATTATTGAGATGGAGGTCATATCACGTCTGTCACAAGAAAACATAGGTGGCAGTTCAGGAGCTATGAAAGCTTCAATTTGGCACTGGTCTGGGTGAACTGGTTGAAGGAAACCAATCACGGGAACTGAGTCTACTATTGCTGCAGTGCCTGGCCGTCCTTCCTGCTCTCATGTGTGACAGAAGTTCGACCTAACCTTTCCTCTCCCCATCCAGCTATGAAGCTGCTCCCTCAGCTGCAGGAAGCTCCAGACCCAGCACCCAGACCTGTTGCAGAGCTCTCGGTGCGAAAGCAGAATCAAACACACCACCATTTCTTACATGTTTTAAATGCCACAACCCATGTAAATGCAATGCTGCAGTTTGATTTTACATTCACAAGTGAGAAATTTCAAACCAACACCCCAAATTGCAGTTTTGCAATAATATTATTCAGGTGGcgtaaatatatttttgtatctaacAGGTTCTGATGTTCACAACATGTTTCCAAAAGGACACAAAATTACTGGATGACCAAACTTTAAGGATGTCACATTAAAAATCACTCATCTCATAAAAGTAAAATCTCAAACACAGCAAAGCCTTTAGGTAGGTTTGGCATTTAAAAACCTACGGGAAATAAAGCCTGTGACCAATCTGCAGGGAGCCTACTTAGATGGTTTCTTGTGATACAGATGTCACCTGAAACGCAATGTGTAAATACGTAAGCATCTGATTTTCTTACCTGGCCTCATCAAACCTGTTCAGGTACTGCTTCCCCCTCGAGTTCGGTTTCTGGCTGAGTAAGACCTTCTGGAATACGAGGGAAGGGGCCACTAGATTCCTTACACTTCTGCAGTGTACCCCGAGGGCAAGTTCTCCAGTGACGTCTGCTGCCCAAAGTCTCTGGAAGTGATCTCCACTTCAACATGCAGAGATTGTTCAGTGCCTATTTTGATAAAGCCCTCTGCATCCAGGGATTCTGCAGGTCCCTTAGGGTAACCTTCCAAATAGCTGTCGGAGAGCAGAAAGGTAGCTTCTGCCTCCATATTTATTGAGGAGTCAAAATTTTCATCCTCCTTCAACTGCACAGGTTTGGGACTAACTGATGGTAATTGCCCATTTCCTTTCAGACAAGCAACTTGATCAGTAAAAGGGATAACTATATGTTCTGGTATTTGCTCAACATAGATAATTCCTTCAGCGACAGGCTGATTGTTATATATAGATGATATACGAAGGGCTGTTGTAACCCGATCATCAGCCTGCAAAGGGACCTTAGGAGCTTGATCATAAGCAGGAGGATGTTGTTCAGCCTGCAAGGGGATTGAGAAAGCCGTTGGTAGTTCAGCCTCATAGTCCTCATCTACCTGTACTGGCTCTCCAGAACACTCCGGAGGAGCAGTCCCCACGACTTCTTCAGCAATCTCTGACTTCAGTACCTTGTTAAGAACAGGCATACTTGTTGCCACATCCACCATTAAAATGTCAGATTGATCAGAATGAATAGATGAAACATTACCTAACATCTGAGTGGCAAACTGAGCTGGGTCAGCTGGGACATAGGCAAACTCTGCTGAGACAGCTGCTGGAGATGGTGATGAGGGTGGGGTGGTAGTCTTGGGGGTGACTGGTTTGGAAGAAGGACCACGAACTGCTTCGCTTGTCCCCTCAGTCTGTGGGCACTCAGTATTAATTGATGGAAACTGGGTGGTCTTGTTGCTAAACTGTGGTGCAGATATATTATCCTCCTCTGTGTCCGTGGATTTTTCCATCCGTGTAGGTTCTTGGGAAACTACAGGTGTTCGTTCTGGTTCTGATTTCTTCTCCTGTGTCATTCCTTCTG
This window harbors:
- the Cabyr gene encoding calcium-binding tyrosine phosphorylation-regulated protein isoform X3 gives rise to the protein MLSSKPRLVVPYGLKTLLEGVSRAVLKTKPSNITQFAAFYFKELIVFREGNNSLDIKDLIKQFHQLKVEKWSEGMTQEKKSEPERTPVVSQEPTRMEKSTDTEEDNISAPQFSNKTTQFPSINTECPQTEGTSEAVRGPSSKPVTPKTTTPPSSPSPAAVSAEFAYVPADPAQFATQMLALATSEAGQPPPYSNMWTLYCLTDMNQQSRPSPPPAPGPFPQATLYLSNPKDPQFLQNPPQVTSPTYVMMEDTKKTSAPPFILVGSNVQEAQDWKPLPGHAVVSQSDGMKRYAAVQVPIAIPADQKFQKHTLNPPNASPPLSGKDVPRPQSPVFLSVAFPVEDVAKKGTGSGDKRSPFGSYGIAGEITVTTAHVRRAETKN
- the Cabyr gene encoding calcium-binding tyrosine phosphorylation-regulated protein isoform X2; the encoded protein is MLSSKPRLVVPYGLKTLLEGVSRAVLKTKPSNITQFAAFYFKELIVFREGNNSLDIKDLIKQFHQLKVEKWSEGMTQEKKSEPERTPVVSQEPTRMEKSTDTEEDNISAPQFSNKTTQFPSINTECPQTEGTSEAVRGPSSKPVTPKTTTPPSSPSPAAVSAEFAYVPADPAQFATQMLALATSEAGQPPPYSNMWTLYCLTDMNQQSRPSPPPAPGPFPQATLYLSNPKDPQFLQNPPQVTSPTYVMMEDTKKTSAPPFILVGSNVQEAQDWKPLPGHAVVSQSDGMKRYAAVQVPIAIPADQKFQKHTLNPPNASPPLSGKDVPRPQSPVFLSVAFPVEDVAKKGTGSGDKRSPFGSYGIAGEITVTTAHVRRAETKNW
- the Cabyr gene encoding calcium-binding tyrosine phosphorylation-regulated protein isoform X1; protein product: MLSSKPRLVVPYGLKTLLEGVSRAVLKTKPSNITQFAAFYFKELIVFREGNNSLDIKDLIKQFHQLKVEKWSEGMTQEKKSEPERTPVVSQEPTRMEKSTDTEEDNISAPQFSNKTTQFPSINTECPQTEGTSEAVRGPSSKPVTPKTTTPPSSPSPAAVSAEFAYVPADPAQFATQMLGNVSSIHSDQSDILMVDVATSMPVLNKVLKSEIAEEVVGTAPPECSGEPVQVDEDYEAELPTAFSIPLQAEQHPPAYDQAPKVPLQADDRVTTALRISSIYNNQPVAEGIIYVEQIPEHIVIPFTDQVACLKGNGQLPSVSPKPVQLKEDENFDSSINMEAEATFLLSDSYLEGYPKGPAESLDAEGFIKIGTEQSLHVEVEITSRDFGQQTSLENLPSGYTAEV